One Ananas comosus cultivar F153 linkage group 1, ASM154086v1, whole genome shotgun sequence DNA window includes the following coding sequences:
- the LOC109713793 gene encoding SNF1-related protein kinase regulatory subunit gamma-1-like gives MESPPGSARSSPEAEVGMRVEDLWDLQEPQLTPTEKLNSCFCTVPVSSFPPAPSSQVVEIPSDSTLADAVETLSKNRILSAPVRNVEASDDASWIDRYIGVVEFAGIAVWLLHQLEVVARETTTDSAAKKEVGADELAAKLGTVTLENKEAKMEGATFADEEAKHVVKSTRSEAASMGGSFLEALTSSECYKNTKVRDIAGSFRWAPFLALQSSDSFLTMLLLLSKYRMKSLPVVDLGEGKIENIITQSAVLHMLAECVGLHWFEDWGTKKLFELGLPIMKPNRLIKVSEDEPILNAFQQMRRRGIGGVPVVDANRNKAIGSISIRDVQYLLTASEIYKDYRLITVKDFMMTVREHLENQKDSAAPISMITCRREETAKEIILRLDAAKQQRIYVVNEEEELEGVITLRDIISRLVHEPHGYFGDFFDGVFPLPENSRV, from the exons ATGGAGAGCCCGCCGGGGAGCGCGAGGTCGAGCCCAGAGGCCGAGGTCGGGATGCGGGTCGAGGACTTGTGGGACCTGCAGGAGCCGCAGCTCACCCCGACCGAGAAGCTCAACTCCTGCTTCTGCACCGTCCCCGTCTCCTCCTTCCCTCCCGCCCCTTCCTCGCAAG TGGTTGAGATACCCTCAGATTCGACCCTGGCGGATGCGGTAGAAACTTTGTCCAAGAACCGAATTCTGAGCGCGCCGGTGCGGAATGTGGAGGCCTCTGATGATGCTAGTTGGATCGACCGATACATCGGCGTCGTAGAATTTGCGGGAATCGCTGTGTGGTTGCTGCATCAG TTGGAAGTCGTGGCTCGTGAGACGACGACAGATTCTGCGGCAAAAAAGGAGGTTGGCGCAGACGAATTAGCAGCTAAGCTTGGCACTGTTACATTGGAGAACAAAGAAGCTAAAATGGAAGGAGCAACTTTTGCTGACGAAGAAGCTAAACATGTGGTTAAATCCACTCGTTCAGAAGCTGCTTCAATGGGTGGGAGCTTCCTCGAAGCCCTCACTTCCTCAGAATGCTACAAGAACACAAAG GTCAGGGACATCGCGGGGTCCTTCCGGTGGGCGCCGTTCCTCGCGTTGCAGAGCTCAGATTCGTTTCTGACGATGCTTCTGCTGCTGTCAAAGTACAGAATGAAGAGCCTCCCCGTGGTCGATTTAGGCGAGGGGAAGATCGAGAACATCATCACGCAGTCCGCAGTGCTTCACATGCTGGCGGAATGCGTCGGGCTTCACTGGTTCGAGGACTGGGGCACGAAGAAGCTCTTCGAACTCGGGCTTCCGATAATGAAGCCAAATAGACTTATCAAG GTCAGCGAGGACGAGCCCATCCTAAACGCTTTTCAACAAATGAGAAGACGAGGGATAGGCGGAGTTCCGGTCGTAGATGCGAATCGGAACAAGGCGATCGGAAGCATAAGCATTAGGGATGTTCAGTATCTGTTAACTGCTTCTGAAATATACAAAGATTACAG ATTGATCACAGTGAAGGATTTCATGATGACTGTAAGAGAACATTTGGAGAACCAAAAGGACTCGGCAGCGCCGATAAGTATGATCACTTGCAGGAGGGAAGAGACTGCCAAAGAGATTATTCTGAGATTGGACGCCGCGAAGCAGCAGAGGATTTATGTTGTcaatgaggaggaggagcttgAGGGAGTGATCACGCTGCGCGACATAATCTCAAGGCTGGTTCACGAGCCGCACGGCTACTTCGGAGACTTCTTCGACGGAGTGTTTCCACTTCCTGAGAACAGCAGGGTCTGA
- the LOC109711766 gene encoding endoplasmic reticulum metallopeptidase 1-like: MGSDARGFACLVALALMYGAMSLLVRRVLYMRHVAPLGADAPPEAFSEARAIDHIRRLTVDIPGRQEGRPGLEEAARYIRAQLEGIAARAGPSYRVEVDETLVSGSFSMMFLRHRVTLAYRNHKNVIIRISSNVSEDHDPSVLVNGHFDSPLGSPGAGDCGSCVASMLELARLIVDSKWIPPRPVIFLFNGAEELFLLGSHGFVKTHKWSNTIGAFIDIEASGTGGPDLVCQSGPGSWPSQVYAQSAKYPMANSVAQDMFGIIPGDTDYRIFAEDYGNIPGLDIIFVLGGYFYHTSYDTVEKLIPGSIQARGENLFNLIKAFANSSMVLVASERSHKAATVERIDDRVVFFDYLTWFMVFYSREVSMILHSLPLVICLLLPFILHLPNMTLHSWFATYFDLIKGIIFHAIGVVLAIVTPVIVAVLRLLFSRHAMNWFARPYLAFLLFVPSSLVGLLLPRTIWGFFSISQDVSRLAKSKEALTDGVCFWGAFGLYVLITMVYLLTGLSGGFLTYFISASMLLSWISYRISSRHCGHRSFKSLAGYVIPLIPCLTYGMYYGGFLVQFLIEKMGMMGSLPQPYGYFVPDVIVAAAVGLVTGWCFGPLLPVVGHWLAKSSILQFLLQVIVLALALSSQFFPYSPDAPKRVILQHKFVTTGASTIVDSSYEFSVVDANSLAFTFNNAPEVAKFLRSNSELSYEEKYHSDRSSWVALYPVSSLFSGSLKFPAQPDDILEQYKHFPYLSIREPISTSPNGHRRVQLELRLGSLSEIWTSVLNITGPLSNWSFADATLAEPQTVSGGLPSYICRLSGSSNEHWSFWLEANSSEPLRVDLAVLDQYLVDNTKKLKSLFPSWADVTAFSTFFSSYYF, from the exons atggggagcGACGCGCGGGGTTTCGCGTGCCTCGTCGCCCTCGCGCTCATGTACGGCGCCATGTCCCTCCTTGTCCGCCGCGTCCTCTACATGCGCCACGTCGCCCCCCTCGGCGCCGACGCGCCCCCCGAAGCCTTCTCCGAGGCCAGGGCCATCGACCACATCCGACGCCTCACCGTCGACATCCCCGGTCGCCAG GAAGGACGGCCGGGATTGGAGGAGGCGGCGAGGTACATACGAGCGCAGCTCGAAGGAATCGCGGCGCGGGCGGGGCCCAGCTAcag AGTAGAGGTTGATGAAACCCTTGTTAGTGGATCGTTCAGCATGATGTTTTTGCGCCATAGAGTAACTCTCGCCTACAGGAATCATAAGAATGTTATTATAAG GATTTCATCAAATGTTTCAGAAGACCATGATCCATCTGTTTTGGTGAATGGACATTTTGACAGTCCACTTGGATCTCCTGGTGCAGGGGATTGTGGTTCTTGTGTTG CATCAATGCTTGAATTAGCACGACTTATTGTTGATTCCAAGTGGATTCCTCCTCGACCtgtgatttttcttttcaatggTGCTGAAGAACTCTTTCTTTTG GGATCTCATGGCTTCGTGAAGACACACAAATGGAGCAATACAATTGGGGCGTTTATTGATATAGAAGCATCTGGAACTGGGGGTCCTG ATCTAGTTTGTCAATCTGGACCTGGCTCTTGGCCTTCTCAAGTTTATGCTCAATCTGCAAAGTATCCAATGGCAAATAGTGTAGCACAG GATATGTTTGGTATAATACCAGGTGATACAGATTACAGAATTTTTGCTGAAGATTATGGGAATATTCCGGGACTTGATATCATCTTTGTTCTTGGGGGTTATTTCTATCATACCTCTTATGATACAGTTGAGAAACTTAT ACCTGGCAGCATCCAAGCGCGTGGTGAGAATTTGTTCAACTTGATCAAGGCTTTTGCAAATTCTTCAATGGTGCTGGTTGCCAGCGAAAGATCTCATAAAGCTGCTACAGTTGAAAGAATAGATGACCGAGTTGTCTTTTTCGATTACCTAACTTGGTTTATG GTGTTTTATTCACGCGAAGTATCTATGATACTTCACAGTTTGCCACTGGTTATTTGCCTTCTCCTGCCATTTATTTTGCATCTCCCAAATATGACCCTACACTCATGGTTTGCAACCTACTTTGACTTAATAAAAG GAATAATATTCCATGCTATTGGTGTCGTTTTGGCGATTGTCACTCCAGTAATAGTTGCAGTTCTAAGATTACTGTTCTCAAGACATGCAATGAATTG GTTTGCTCGCCCATATTTGGCATTCCTGTTGTTTGTTCCGAGCTCACTGGTTGGTTTATTGCTTCCAAGGACTATATGGGGTTTCTTCTCAATATCTCAAGATGTGTCACGCCTTGCCAAGTCAAAAGAG GCTCTAACTGATGGGGTATGCTTCTGGGGAGCTTTTGGACTATATGTGTTAATAACTATG GTCTATCTTCTTACTGGTTTGAGTGGAGGATTCTTGACGTATTTCATATCAGCATCTATGCTTCTATCATGGATCTCCTATCGAATAAGTAGTAGGCATTGTGGTCATCGATCATTCAA GTCACTGGCAGGATATGTGATCCCTCTAATACCATGTCTCACATACGGTATGTACTATGGTGGGTTTCTTGTCCAATTTTTGATTGAAAAGATGGGGATGATGGGTTCTCTTCCACAGCCATATG GATATTTTGTGCCCGATGTCATAGTTGCAGCAGCGGTTGGACTTGTGACCGGGTGGTGTTTTGGCCCATTACTACCCGTTGTTGGACATTGGTTGGCCAAGTCTTCCATTCTACAATTCTTGTTGCAAGTTATCGTACTTGCTTTGGCTCTATCATCGCAGTTCTTTCCCTACAGTCCTGATGCACCGAAAAGGGTTATTCTTCAGCACAAATTTGTAACTACAG GTGCCAGTACCATCGTGGACTCAAGCTATGAATTTTCCGTAGTTGATGCCAATTCATTGGCTTTTACTTTCAATAATGCACCTGAAGTTGCAAAGTTTCTTAGGTCTAATTCGGAGTTATCTTACGAAGAGAAGTACCACTCCGACAGAAGCTCCTGGGTG GCATTGTATCCTGTATCTTCCTTGTTCTCTGGAAGCTTAAAGTTCCCCGCACAGCCTGATGATATTTTGGAGCAATACAAACACTTCCCTTACTTATCTATTCGTGAGCCGATATCAACTTCTCCAAACGGACATCGCAGGGTGCAGCTCGAACTTCGTTTAGG GTCATTATCAGAGATTTGGACTTCGGTCCTCAACATTACAGGCCCATTATCAAATTGGTCTTTTGCTGATGCCACACTCGCAG AACCTCAAACGGTATCTGGTGGCCTGCCAtcatacatctgtagacttagcgGAAGTAGCAATGAACATTGGAGTTTCTGGTTGGAG GCTAACAGTTCGGAACCGCTGAGGGTGGATCTCGCCGTGCTCGATCAGTACCTCGTCGACAATACGAAGAAACTGAAGAGCCTCTTCCCAAGTTGGGCAGATGTTACTGctttctccaccttcttctcaaGTTactatttttag
- the LOC109711774 gene encoding 60S ribosomal protein L17-like: MVKYSREPANPTKSAKAMGQDLRVHFKNTRETAHAIRKLPLAKAKRYLEDVVAHKQAIPFRRFCRGVGRTAQAKARHSNGQGRWPVKSCRFILDLLKNAESNAEVKGLDVDTLYVSHIQVNQAQKQRRRTYRAHGRINPYMSSPCHIELILSEKEEPVKKEPETQIAPRKTKNT; encoded by the exons ATG GTGAAGTACTCGAGGGAGCCCGCGAATCCCACCAAGT CCGCCAAGGCCATGGGCCAGGACTTGAGGGTTCACTTTAAG AATACCCGTGAGACAGCTCATGCAATCAGGAAACTACCATTGGCAAAGGCTAAGAGGTACCTCGAGGACGTTGTTGCTCACAAGCAGGCCATTCCCTTCCGCAGGTTTTGCAGGGGTGTGGGCCGGACAGCACAAGCAAAGGCCCGCCACTCAAATGGGCAGGGTCGCTGGCCCGTCAAATCTTGCAGGTTCATTTTGGACCTGCTGAAGAATGCCGAAAGCAATGCAGAA GTTAAGGGTTTGGATGTCGATACTCTCTACGTATCACACATCCAGGTGAACCAAGCCCAAAAGCAGAGGCGTCGCACGTATCGTGCTCATGGACGAATCAACC CTTATATGTCATCTCCATGTCACATTGAGTTGATCTTGTCAGAGAAGGAAGAGCCGGTCAAGAAAGAG CCGGAGACCCAGATTGCACCCAGGAAGACCAAGAACACTTGA
- the LOC109709009 gene encoding uncharacterized protein At4g15970-like yields the protein MKDLHQYLVSFLVGVVTTTACLLLFLSADLGRRSSTTLSPSAPKIASSVDPLNRTVFAFASKEANTTRKAHHTQKRRTPESEDLPKLLKRAAAGNNKTVLMTAVNEAWAAPNSLLDLFLESFRRGENIEHLLNHLIIVAMDPKAYDRCRSIHPLCYYLISADATDFASEQNYMKKNYLEMMWRRNKFQQSVLELGYNFLFTDVDILWFRSPFQHLSPSVDLTMGADFFVGDPSSLGNYPNGGLLYVKSSRTTIALYEHWQQARERFPNAHEQYTFNKVKGEFAACCNAKIRFLDTAYFGGFCQHGKDLSRICTMHANCCEGLENKLYDLRHVLEDWKAYKARILEAKIGEFSWRVPGRCIH from the exons ATGAAGGACCTGCACCAGTACCTCGTCTCATTCCTCGTCGGGGTTGTGACGACGACGGCTTGTTTGTTGCTGTTCCTGTCGGCGGATTTAGGCCGAAGATCGTCGACCACTCTCTCACCTTCGGCTCCGAAAATTGCTTCAAGTGTTGATCCTCTCAATAGAACAGTGTTTGCTTTTGCTAGCAAAGAGGCTAACACAACAAGGAAGGCACATCACACTCAAAAG CGAAGAACACCAGAATCTGAAGATCTACCAAAGCTACTAAAAAGAGCAGCTGCAGGCAACAACAAGACAGTCCTGATGACAGCAGTTAATGAAGCATGGGCTGCGCCAAACTCCCTCCTCGACCTCTTCCTCGAAAGTTTCCGCCGCGGCGAGAACATTGAGCATCTCCTGAACCATCTCATCATCGTCGCGATGGACCCGAAAGCGTACGACCGGTGCCGCTCTATTCATCCTCTCTGCTACTATCTAATATCGGCGGACGCTACCGACTTCGCCTCGGAGCAGAACTACATGAAGAAAAACTACCTGGAGATGATGTGGCGGCGGAATAAGTTCCAGCAAAGTGTTCTGGAGTTAGGGTACAACTTTTTGTTCACG GACGTGGACATCCTCTGGTTCCGGAGCCCCTTCCAACACCTCTCGCCCTCCGTTGATCTCACCATGGGGGCCGATTTCTTCGTCGGTGATCCGAGCTCCTTAGGAAACTACCCTAACGGCGGATTACTCTACGTAAAATCGTCGCGGACCACGATCGCATTGTACGAGCACTGGCAACAGGCGAGGGAGAGGTTTCCGAACGCGCACGAGCAGTACACTTTCAACAAGGTCAAGGGCGAGTTCGCGGCGTGCTGCAACGCCAAGATCCGGTTCCTGGACACTGCTTATTTCGGCGGTTTTTGTCAGCATGGGAAGGACTTGAGCAGGATCTGCACCATGCACGCGAACTGCTGCGAGGGGCTCGAAAACAAGCTTTACGATCTGCGACATGTTCTCGAGGATTGGAAGGCTTACAAAGCTCGAATACTCGAGGCGAAAATCGGCGAGTTTTCGTGGAGGGTTCCAGGAAGATGTATACATTGA
- the LOC109710018 gene encoding uncharacterized protein At4g15970-like → MKSSSNIRHLQPAVIFLLGAAFAGICMLLFFSADPAGGRSLDLEVSHLKNGPSKLPSLDHQPDQEANSKVASDHHAEPIRSTKAPLVNKTISHDEQDIEELARRATMDDRTVLMTAVNEAWAAPNSLLDAFFESFRIGENVEHFVKHLIIVALDAKAFERCKSVHPYCYFLRPQGVDLSAEKSYMTKDYLDLVWSKIKLQQRILELGYNLLFTDVDIAWFRNPLEHITLAADISTSSDFYFGNPHALGNYPNTGFIYFKSCKKNIEVMRYWHDSRRRWPQNHDQFVFNEIKHELVAKFGVQIKFLDTAYVSGFCQLGKDLNKVCTVHATCCIGLNNKLYDLRGVIEDWKNYTSHPVWQRQMGHLKWRLPGRCIH, encoded by the exons ATGAAGAGCAGCAGCAACATCAGACACCTTCAACCAGCAGTGATTTTTCTGCTTGGGGCAGCTTTTGCTGGCATCTGCATGCTGCTCTTCTTCTCTGCAGATCCTGCAGGAGGGAGATCATTGGATTTGGAGGTGTCACATCTCAAGAATGGGCCCAGTAAGTTGCCTTCACTGGATCACCAGCCTGATCAAGAAGCTAACTCCAAGGTGGCTTCTGATCATCATGCAGAGCCCATCAGATCAACTAAGGCCCCTCTTGTTAACAAG ACGATAAGTCATGACGAGCAAGACATAGAAGAGTTGGCGCGGAGAGCAACCATGGATGACAGAACAGTGCTGATGACAGCAGTGAACGAAGCCTGGGCGGCGCCGAACTCACTTCTCGATGCGTTCTTCGAGAGCTTCCGGATCGGCGAGAATGTGGAGCACTTTGTGAAGCATCTCATAATCGTCGCGCTGGACGCCAAGGCGTTCGAGCGGTGCAAGTCGGTGCACCCGTACTGCTACTTCCTCAGACCGCAAGGCGTCGACTTGTCCGCGGAGAAGAGCTACATGACCAAAGATTATCTTGATCTGGTGTGGAGCAAGATCAAGCTGCAGCAGCGTATTCTCGAGCTCGGATACAACCTACTCTTTACG GATGTGGACATTGCCTGGTTCCGGAACCCCCTCGAGCACATAACACTCGCGGCGGACATATCGACGTCGAGCGACTTCTACTTCGGGAACCCCCACGCCCTCGGGAACTACCCGAACACCGGGTTCATCTACTTCAAGTCATGCAAGAAGAACATCGAGGTGATGCGGTACTGGCACGATTCGAGGAGGCGGTGGCCGCAGAACCACGACCAGTTCGTGTTCAACGAGATCAAGCACGAGCTGGTCGCCAAGTTCGGAGTGCAGATCAAGTTCCTCGACACGGCCTACGTCAGCGGGTTCTGCCAGCTCGGCAAGGATCTGAACAAGGTCTGCACTGTGCATGCCACCTGCTGCATTGGGCTCAACAACAAGCTTTACGATCTGCGAGGGGTTATCGAGGATTGGAAGAATTACACATCTCATCCGGTCTGGCAGAGGCAGATGGGCCACCTGAAATGGAGGCTCCCAGGCAGATGCATACACTGA